A DNA window from Porites lutea chromosome 6, jaPorLute2.1, whole genome shotgun sequence contains the following coding sequences:
- the LOC140940296 gene encoding cyclic GMP-AMP synthase-like receptor 1 — protein sequence MLSYRSTINGQDLNTILNRFTDQNVKLRQKEKSDALRSWQPIVDSIVNFVRQRDAHRRFVKLKIVPTGSYYERAKVGEPDEFDLMLEIENLELDAAPYEEYENDGMSEPPTGFTRVMIDRGEEVLWQREGCANSRGMLKATQIKAVFARIVREAVSYLGYQSFVVVKSEGPAVTLKITRNGKEYSIDLTLAIKDNSWPEDAEEWRTRHRNGWPSHDLVHEICQDGCHLVAKQPKGITGPDNEKGFFWRFSFSTAEKKLFLRGGHGEASSCRKQVLRILKALKEELSLHPLKSYHLKTLLLYECEAYPHSWEWSFDCLSERFLGLLFKLEGCLRQKKCPHYFIRNFNLFEPFSNQSCLNLAERIKQIRQDPKTVLSNLIGQH from the exons ATGCTTTCTTACAGATCAACAATCAATGGGCAAGACTTAAACACTATTCTGAATCGTTTTACTGACCAAAATGTGAAGCTCAGACAAAAGGAAAAATCAGACGCTTTAAGGTCGTGGCAGCCCATTGTAGATAGCATAGTTAATTTCGTGAGGCAACGAGACGCTCATCGTCGGTTCGTCAAACTAAAAATTGTTCCTACTGGAAGTTATTATGAAAGAGCCAAAGTTGGCGAGCCAGACGAGTTCGATTTAATGTTGGAAATAGAGAACTTGGAACTGGACGCTGCACCTTACGAAGAGTACGAAAACGACGGTATGAGCGAACCGCCAACAG GATTTACTAGAGTAATGATCGATAGGGGCGAGGAAGTGCTATGGCAGCGGGAAGGGTGCGCCAACTCCCGAGGAATGTTAAAAGCAACCCAGATTAAAGCAGTGTTTGCAAGAATTGTTAGAGAAGCTGTTTCCTACCTGGGATATCAAAG ctttgttgttgttaagtCAGAAGGTCCTGCAGTGACCTTGAAAATTACCAGGAATGGGAAAGAATACTCCATTGATCTAACCCTTGCCATAAAGGATAACTCTTGGCCAGAAGATGCTGAGGAATGGAGGACAAGACATCGAAATG GTTGGCCCAGTCATGACCTTGTGCATGAAATTTGTCAAGATGGCTGTCACTTGGTGGCAAAACAACCAAAAGGGATTACTGGTCCCGATAACGAAAAAGGATTTTTCTGgagattttctttttcaacagcGGAAAAGAAGCTGTTTCTCAGAGGGGGCCATGGAGAAGCTAGCTCTTGCCGAAAGCAAGTATTGCGTATACTGAAGGCACTAAAAGAAGAATTAAGCCTTCATCCACTGAAGTCGTACCACCTTAAAACTTTGCTGTTATATGAGTGTGAAGCCTATCCTCACTCCTGGGAGTGGAGCTTTGATTGCTTAAGTGAGAGATTCCTTGGCCTTCTATTTAAGCTTGAGGGATGTTTGAGACAGAAAAAGTGTCCTCACTATTTTATCAGAAATTTCAACTTGTTTGAGCCATTCTCTAACCAAAGTTGTCTTAATTTGGCTGAACGCATAAAGCAGATTAGACAAGATCCTAAAACGGTCTTGAGCAATCTTATTGGACAGCATTAA
- the LOC140940298 gene encoding large ribosomal subunit protein bL28-like gives MVLLGLRFTLFKNFPKRAKTFTERVHQGIYHGKGYMYGHVSTFSEKKTKRVWKPNVVKKKYYSQILEQTMRFEFSTHALRCIDKAGGFDNYIINTKDKWLHSRTAIELKKLMLEVLKCKEQGMPMSQIRKEVFPQPKVSKHVHIPKTYTTRFYFDWRGPRKQVVYC, from the exons ATGGTACTTCTTGGTCTGCGTTTTACCCTGTTTAAGAATTTCCCAAAGCGCGCAAAGACATTTACAGAACGAGTGCACCAGGGAATTTATCATGGAAAAGGTTACATGTATGGCCATGTGAGcacattttctgaaaaaaa AACCAAGCGGGTTTGGAAGCCAAATGTTGTCAAAAAGAAATATTACAGTCAAATACTGGAACAAACCatgagatttgaattcagtACGCATGCACTAAGATGTATTGACAAGGCAGGAGGATTTGACAACTACATTATCAACACTAAAGACAAGTGGCTACACTCAAGAACAGCTATTGAACTGAAGAAGCTTATGTTAGAAGTACTCAAGTGTAAGGAACAGGGTATGCCGATGAGTCAGATTAGGAAGGAGGTGTTCCCACAGCCTAAAGTAAGCAAACATGTTCATATTCCAAAGACATACACCACCAGATTTTACTTTGATTGGAGAGGACCTCGCAAACAAGTAGTTTATTGCTGA